A window of the Streptomyces sp. JB150 genome harbors these coding sequences:
- a CDS encoding MGMT family protein, translating to MSEESLPDDARVEYSEALPEYAERVLDVAEMIPPGRVMTYGDVAEWLEEGGPRQVGRVMALYGGAVPWWRVVRADGVLLPGHEQEAMARYRAEGTPLKEASRAAEGHLPRVDMRRARWDGGERAKGHT from the coding sequence ATGAGTGAGGAGAGCCTTCCCGACGACGCCCGCGTGGAGTACTCCGAAGCCCTGCCGGAATACGCCGAGCGGGTCCTCGACGTCGCGGAGATGATCCCGCCGGGGCGTGTCATGACCTACGGCGACGTCGCCGAGTGGCTGGAGGAGGGCGGTCCGCGTCAGGTCGGCCGGGTGATGGCGCTCTACGGCGGTGCCGTGCCCTGGTGGCGGGTCGTCCGCGCGGACGGCGTCCTGCTCCCCGGCCACGAACAGGAGGCCATGGCCCGTTACCGCGCGGAGGGCACGCCCCTGAAGGAGGCGAGCCGGGCGGCCGAGGGCCACCTGCCACGGGTCGACATGCGACGGGCGCGGTGGGACGGCGGGGAACGCGCGAAGGGTCACACCTGA
- a CDS encoding ATP-dependent DNA helicase: protein MSSSFSTRRLSHPAVRQGNRGAYRLVRTPPARPDPPDLDAAQRSVVDHRSGPLLVLAGPGTGKTTTLVESVAARIARGADPERILVLTFSRKAAVELRDRMALRMGAARAPRATTFHSFGYALVRAHQDSDLFVEPLRLLSGPEQDVAVRELLAGQRELERSGLAHVRWPDELRACLTTRGFADEVRAVLARTRELGLGPDALDAFARRIGRPDWRAAAAFLAEYLDVLDLHGVIDYAELVHRAVLLAQRPEVATWLAGQYDAVYVDEYQDTDPAQVRLLHALAGGGHTLVAFGDPDQSIYAFRGADVNGILDFPHTFPRADGRPAPVQVLRTSRRSGATLLAATRLLTQRMPLTRLPAEKVRAHRELTPVRDGGRVEVYTYPTPGTELDNIADILRRAHLEDDVPWRDMAVLVRAGSRTIPAVRRALTAAGVPLDIDGDDLPLRHEPAVAPLLTALRAVATAEAGTAAASEETGSEGGTPEAAGAQDSGSQDADRQDIGRRDSDPQEVDPADTGRQALNQHSLDQPALDPADTDRQGSDPQGTDAQDLDPSGTDSQDTAPAPTAPTQPVPTQPALADLAPDAPDPCWLDTETALTLLTSPLAGMDAADLRRLGRALREEERAAGNPVPPPSDVLLARALAEPERLVAHDPAYARGAQRLGALLRTARERLARGGTAEEALWDLWSGTPWPARLERAARRGGAAGRNADRDLDAVCALFATAARAEERTGGRGALNFLEQIEAEDIAADTLTRRALRPDAVRLMTAHRAKGLEWRLVVVAGVQEGLWPDLRRRGSLLEADRIGRDGLAEPLTPGALLAEERRLFYVAATRARDRLVVTAVKAPADDGDQPSRFLTELGVEPKDVTGRPRRPLSVAALVAELRATVVDPRVSEALREAAARRLARLAALADEDGRPLVPAAHPYRWWGMFEPTESKVPLRHRDQPLELSGSALDQLANTCSLQWFLSREVKADAPATAAQGFGNVVHVLADEVASGRTPADLDVLMERLDSVWDALAFDAPWKSAQEKEHARVALERFLKWHVMDRTGRTPVASEHDFDVTLEAGDYEVRIRGQMDRVEADGEGRAYVVDFKTGKQAPSAAEVARHPQLAVYQLAVREGAVDDVFDGVRPEPGGAELVHLRQGAAKRDGGETLPKVQAQEALEGAAGEWVGELLATAAGKVLDERFTPTTGQHCTHCAFRAACSARPEGRHVVE from the coding sequence GTGAGCTCCTCTTTCTCCACCAGGCGCCTGTCGCACCCCGCGGTGCGACAGGGGAACCGTGGCGCTTACCGGCTCGTCCGTACCCCTCCGGCCCGACCGGATCCCCCTGATCTGGACGCCGCACAGCGCTCCGTGGTTGACCACCGGTCCGGTCCGCTGCTCGTCCTCGCCGGTCCGGGCACCGGCAAGACGACCACGCTGGTGGAGTCGGTGGCCGCGCGGATCGCCCGCGGAGCCGACCCCGAACGCATCCTCGTGCTGACCTTCAGCCGCAAGGCGGCCGTCGAACTGCGCGACCGCATGGCCCTGCGCATGGGCGCCGCCCGCGCGCCCCGGGCGACCACCTTCCACTCGTTCGGCTACGCCCTGGTCCGCGCCCACCAGGACAGCGACCTGTTCGTCGAGCCGCTGCGGCTGCTGTCCGGTCCCGAGCAGGACGTCGCCGTCCGGGAGCTGCTCGCCGGCCAGCGCGAACTCGAGCGGAGCGGTCTGGCCCATGTGCGCTGGCCTGACGAGCTGCGCGCCTGCCTGACCACCCGCGGCTTCGCCGACGAGGTCCGCGCGGTCCTCGCCCGCACCCGCGAGCTGGGCCTCGGCCCGGACGCCCTCGACGCCTTCGCCCGGCGCATCGGCCGCCCGGACTGGCGCGCGGCGGCCGCCTTCCTCGCCGAATACCTCGACGTGCTCGACCTGCACGGGGTCATCGACTACGCCGAACTCGTCCACCGCGCGGTGCTGCTCGCCCAGCGCCCCGAGGTGGCCACATGGCTCGCCGGGCAGTACGACGCGGTGTACGTGGACGAGTACCAGGACACCGACCCGGCGCAGGTACGGCTGCTGCACGCCCTCGCCGGCGGTGGGCACACCCTCGTCGCGTTCGGCGACCCCGACCAGTCGATCTACGCCTTCCGCGGTGCCGACGTGAACGGCATCCTCGACTTCCCGCACACCTTCCCGCGCGCCGACGGCCGCCCCGCCCCCGTCCAGGTCCTGCGCACCTCCCGCCGCTCCGGCGCGACGCTGCTGGCCGCGACCCGGCTGCTCACCCAGCGCATGCCGCTGACCCGGCTCCCGGCCGAGAAGGTGCGCGCCCACCGGGAGCTGACCCCGGTGCGCGACGGCGGGCGCGTGGAGGTGTACACCTACCCGACGCCCGGCACCGAGCTGGACAACATCGCCGACATCCTGCGCCGCGCCCACCTGGAGGACGACGTCCCCTGGCGGGACATGGCCGTCCTCGTGCGCGCGGGCTCCCGGACCATCCCCGCGGTCCGCCGCGCCCTCACCGCCGCGGGCGTCCCCCTCGACATCGACGGCGACGACCTGCCGCTGCGGCACGAGCCGGCGGTGGCGCCCCTGCTGACCGCGCTGCGGGCGGTGGCGACGGCGGAGGCGGGGACCGCGGCCGCGTCCGAGGAGACCGGCTCGGAGGGGGGCACTCCCGAGGCCGCCGGCGCGCAGGACAGCGGCTCGCAGGACGCCGATCGTCAGGACATCGGCCGGCGGGACTCCGATCCGCAGGAAGTCGACCCGGCCGACACCGGCCGGCAGGCACTCAACCAGCATTCCCTCGACCAGCCGGCCCTCGACCCGGCCGACACAGACCGGCAGGGCTCCGACCCGCAGGGCACCGACGCGCAGGACCTCGACCCGTCCGGCACGGACTCGCAGGACACCGCCCCGGCGCCAACCGCCCCGACGCAACCCGTTCCGACGCAACCCGCCCTTGCGGACCTCGCCCCGGACGCCCCCGACCCCTGCTGGCTCGACACCGAGACCGCCCTCACCCTCCTCACCTCCCCCCTCGCCGGCATGGACGCCGCCGACCTGCGGCGCCTGGGGCGTGCCCTGCGCGAGGAGGAGCGCGCCGCGGGCAACCCCGTACCGCCGCCGTCGGACGTGCTGCTCGCGCGGGCGCTCGCCGAACCGGAGCGCCTGGTCGCGCACGACCCGGCGTACGCGCGCGGAGCCCAGCGCCTCGGCGCGTTGTTGCGCACGGCGCGCGAGCGCCTGGCGCGTGGCGGTACGGCCGAGGAGGCGCTGTGGGACCTCTGGTCGGGCACGCCCTGGCCCGCGCGGCTGGAGCGCGCCGCGCGGCGCGGCGGCGCGGCGGGCCGCAACGCCGACCGGGACCTGGACGCCGTGTGCGCCCTGTTCGCGACGGCCGCCCGCGCGGAGGAGCGCACCGGCGGCCGGGGCGCCCTCAACTTCCTGGAGCAGATCGAGGCCGAGGACATCGCCGCGGACACCCTCACGCGGCGCGCCCTGCGCCCCGACGCGGTGCGCCTGATGACCGCGCACCGCGCGAAGGGCCTGGAATGGCGGCTTGTCGTCGTGGCCGGTGTGCAGGAGGGTCTGTGGCCGGACCTGCGCCGCCGTGGCTCCCTCCTGGAGGCCGACCGCATCGGCCGCGACGGCCTCGCCGAACCACTCACCCCGGGCGCCCTGCTCGCCGAGGAGCGCCGCCTGTTCTACGTGGCCGCCACGCGCGCGCGGGACCGGCTCGTCGTCACCGCGGTCAAGGCTCCCGCGGACGACGGCGACCAGCCCTCCCGCTTCCTCACCGAACTCGGCGTCGAACCCAAGGACGTCACCGGCCGCCCGCGCCGGCCCCTGTCGGTCGCCGCGCTCGTCGCCGAGCTGCGCGCGACGGTCGTCGACCCGCGCGTGTCGGAGGCGCTGCGCGAGGCCGCCGCGCGCCGGCTGGCCCGGCTCGCCGCGCTCGCCGACGAGGACGGCCGGCCCCTGGTGCCCGCCGCCCACCCCTACCGCTGGTGGGGCATGTTCGAGCCGACCGAGAGCAAGGTGCCGCTGCGCCACCGCGACCAGCCCCTGGAGCTGTCCGGCAGCGCCCTCGACCAGCTCGCCAACACCTGCTCCCTCCAGTGGTTCCTCAGCCGCGAGGTGAAGGCCGACGCGCCCGCCACCGCCGCCCAGGGCTTCGGCAACGTGGTGCACGTGCTCGCCGACGAGGTCGCCTCCGGACGCACCCCGGCCGACCTCGACGTGCTCATGGAACGCCTCGACTCCGTGTGGGACGCGCTGGCCTTCGACGCGCCGTGGAAGTCGGCGCAGGAGAAGGAGCACGCGCGCGTGGCGCTCGAACGGTTCCTGAAGTGGCACGTCATGGACCGCACCGGGCGCACCCCGGTGGCCAGCGAGCACGACTTCGACGTCACCCTGGAGGCGGGCGACTACGAGGTCCGCATCCGCGGTCAGATGGACCGCGTGGAGGCGGACGGCGAGGGCCGCGCGTACGTCGTCGACTTCAAGACCGGCAAGCAGGCGCCCAGCGCCGCCGAGGTGGCCCGCCACCCGCAGCTCGCCGTCTACCAGCTCGCCGTCCGCGAGGGCGCCGTGGACGACGTCTTCGACGGGGTACGCCCCGAGCCGGGCGGCGCCGAACTGGTCCACCTGCGGCAGGGCGCCGCCAAGCGGGACGGCGGCGAGACGCTGCCGAAGGTCCAGGCGCAGGAAGCCCTGGAGGGCGCGGCGGGGGAGTGGGTCGGCGAGCTGCTGGCCACGGCCGCCGGCAAGGTCCTCGACGAGCGGTTCACCCCGACCACCGGCCAGCACTGCACGCACTGCGCCTTCCGGGCCGCGTGCAGCGCCCGCCCCGAGGGCCGCCACGTCGTGGAGTGA